In Aspergillus nidulans FGSC A4 chromosome II, a single window of DNA contains:
- a CDS encoding putative translation regulator (Cya5) (transcript_id=CADANIAT00004638), producing MLERTAGCVENAGRRFFRDSNGALRTRKPLCTRLGQYTSSCSENSKWRLSPRRVLRSRGSNTSGDRVSSDYSAPTLGFLYPHQTQEFVATCLLRSARNILSRRKRRSGVLACRTFVSRTGPNTLVVPGQTIDAHNIKDRSGNWARDSLLELLSLEEGILDQADRAWQLYMFAGQPSELNQALFVQYSKSGKEPDHVRAKHLFYEMPEKSRSTEDYLTLLRSHLTVGQLEELGSVCQQAQVNGHGLSCWALALAHCIESSDWALAQGLYETVCPVDGHKLWDCILPLLNTSSVLTSLPNLSAQLQSRANNVVSAEQRKPDFVKYFTGKIFATSNLVENISTNILIRLLRDFHSAGFLTSHIFWNLIRTLQSSERRAMFVRSVVIYRDFDWLMDKMPPSTQILNQFVKQLAHFDITANVDYFLEQFSRYHSKPPAIAYRHALAVFSRAADSSSVNRVYEQYVTHYGERVTSQFWKMRAHLLYAHARKGDVHETLVEFGKLWRKTSRRPPTHCWNILLTAYANAGDLTGCFSRFKMMVENKVKLDSYSFGIILGLCAHRGDIDLVLEALEVAKQQQVQLTTPMLDTVVEAHCRNKNLKQAEHFAEACLTVDATGSRVRMWNILLWNYAFEMDLESIARIRSRMDAAGIPADDMTYAAFLLSLVLLRQTDSARRILRTLSRSGQMHATQFHYALVLYGYVKDRNRDMVHVIFREIQERFGHHEPGTQLLFLRSQLQRDLHLIAQAQAEEAGMDSTEVHFVHAEKLLAEIIEDFDQARLVKTAPIPGVSRLPVAEAFPSSYYEPLMTEYAKKGNLDRVKQLFSEYAKARRQSIEDAQARAPLSLLTSLMLAYLKADQLEKVDECWKLAHRRARSLGKPISERLWKPQELPATTKRPPLLPAYRFELSRPLSLYMRSLAYRKRFKEIDEVVAQVEKDGFCLSTFNWSTYVQMFATTDDPTNTLKAFSVFEEKFMPAFPGWNHLRQSHGFKHSNVTAAIDLMEKQPFPKPRGMLGPKGKRYWSKRHPEFAQPTYVSLVYLASALLRARNNSIEAGTAELSALNNAAPKTITAIAAMPRLREKFQGVLLRDRAERPDRVFPERERFVWTGGVLGVGGRRRLPNMADFNPLNAEPDSSASTENSDPHQTLEPSWSTINYEDQFDLQAESALFSRREQLTTDEPLDDESIPSDMLDRELLDAVLAKQADEAALESESQTPSEEAHERLHEAPDVQQAQSESHPGESRTKV from the coding sequence ATGCTGGAACGGACGGCGGGATGTGTTGAAAACGCAGGGAGGCGTTTCTTCCGCGACTCCAATGGTGCTCTGCGAACGCGAAAGCCCCTCTGCACCCGGCTCGGCCAATAtaccagcagctgctccGAGAATTCGAAATGGCGACTATCTCCTCGGCGGGTCCTGCGATCTCGCGGCTCGAATACAAGCGGCGACAGAGTTTCAAGCGATTATTCGGCCCCAACGCTCGGATTTCTGTACCCTCACCAGACGCAGGAATTCGTGGCCACATGCCTACTACGTTCAGCAAGAAATATCTTATcgcggaggaaaagaaggagtGGGGTCCTCGCCTGCAGAACGTTTGTCTCCAGAACCGGCCCTAACACGCTAGTTGTGCCTGGACAAACAATCGACGCTCACAACATCAAGGACCGATCGGGCAATTGGGCGAGAGATAGTCTTCTTGAACTACTGTCACTGGAGGAAGGAATCCTCGACCAGGCCGATAGGGCGTGGCAACTTTATATGTTTGCTGGCCAGCCCTCCGAACTGAATCAGGCTCTGTTTGTGCAGTACAGCAAATCAGGGAAGGAACCAGATCATGTACGAGCAAAGCATTTGTTCTACGAGATGCCAGAAAAATCGCGGTCTACTGAAGACTACTTGACCCTATTAAGATCGCATCTCACCGTTGGGCaattggaggagctgggaagcGTCTGCCAGCAGGCGCAGGTAAATGGGCACGGTCTGTCGTGCtgggctttggctttggctcaCTGTATAGAGAGCTCTGACTGGGCTCTAGCGCAGGGCTTATACGAGACTGTGTGTCCAGTGGATGGACACAAGTTGTGGGACTGCATACTCCCGTTGTTGAACACTTCATCAGTATTGACCAGCCTGCCTAACTTATCCGCGCAACTCCAGAGCCGAGCAAACAACGTAGTAAGTGcagagcaaagaaagccCGATTTTGTCAAGTATTTCACTGGCAAGATCTTTGCAACGTCGAATCTTGTCGAGAATATATCAACCAATATCCTTATCCGCCTTCTCCGAGATTTCCACTCAGCGGGGTTTCTCACTTCCCATATTTTTTGGAATCTTATCAGGACTCTTCAGTCTTCTGAACGCAGGGCAATGTTTGTCCGATCCGTCGTTATCTACCGTGACTTTGACTGGCTCATGGACAAAATGCCACCATCGACTCAGATACTTAATCAATTTGTCAAACAACTCGCGCATTTCGACATTACTGCCAACGTCGATTATTTCCTCGAGCAATTCTCGCGCTATCATTCGAAACCGCCCGCGATTGCATACAGACACGCTCTTGCCGTTTTTTCGAGGGCTGCTGATTCGTCAAGTGTTAACAGGGTGTACGAGCAATATGTAACCCATTATGGAGAGCGGGTGACTTCGCAATTTTGGAAAATGCGCGCACATCTCCTCTACGCCCATGCCAGGAAAGGTGATGTGCATGAGACGTTAGTAGAGTTTGGCAAGCTATGGAGGAAGACCAGCCGCCGACCGCCTACACATTGCTGGAATATTCTGCTCACAGCATATGCGAATGCTGGCGACCTTACCGGCTGCTTTTCGCGCTTCAAAATGATGGTCGAGAACAAGGTTAAGCTTGATTCTTACTCATTTGGTATTATCCTGGGCTTATGCGCACACCGGGGTGACATTGACTTAGTTCTTGAAGCGCTCGAGGTAGCCAAGCAACAACAGGTTCAGTTAACAACACCAATGCTCGATACAGTTGTGGAAGCTCATTGCCGAAACAAAAACCTGAAGCAGGCAGAACATTTCGCAGAAGCTTGCCTTACTGTTGATGCAACTGGCTCAAGAGTGAGGATGTGGAACATTCTACTCTGGAATTATGCATTTGAGATGGACTTGGAATCGATCGCTAGGATACGTTCGCGCATGGATGCCGCCGGCATACCGGCGGACGACATGACCTATGCTGCGTTTCTTCTCAGCTTAGTCCTTCTTCGGCAAACAGACTCGGCGCGTCGAATCCTTAGGACACTCAGTAGAAGTGGACAAATGCACGCCACGCAGTTTCACTATGCCCTCGTCTTGTACGGCTATGTCAAAGATCGCAATCGTGACATGGTACACGTCATCTTCCGTGAGATCCAGGAGCGATTCGGACACCATGAGCCAGGCACGCAGCTTCTTTTCCTGAGGTCTCAACTGCAACGGGATCTGCATCTCATTGCCCAGGCTCaggcggaagaagctggaatGGACTCAACAGAAGTTCATTTCGTGCATGCAGAGAAGCTCCTGGCCGAAATCATCGAGGATTTCGACCAAGCGAGATTAGTGAAAACAGCCCCAATACCCGGTGTTAGCAGGTTGCCAGTTGCTGAAGCTTTCCCGTCGAGCTATTACGAGCCTCTTATGACCGAGTACGCAAAGAAGGGTAATCTTGACAGGGTTAAGCAGCTGTTCAGCGAGTATGCAAAAGCCCGGAGGCAGTCGATTGAGGATGCTCAAGCTAGAGCTCCACTCAGTCTCCTTACAAGTTTAATGCTGGCTTATTTGAAGGCAGACCAACTCGAAAAAGTGGATGAATGCTGGAAATTAGCTCATCGCCGAGCGCGGAGCCTGGGCAAGCCCATAAGCGAGCGATTATGGAAACCGCAAGAACTTCCGGCGACTACCAAACGACCACCCCTACTACCAGCGTACCGTTTCGAACTTTCTCGACCCTTGTCTTTATATATGAGATCACTTGCTTATCGGAAAAGATTTAAAGAAATAGACGAAGTAGTAGCACAAGTTGAGAAGGATGGGTTCTGCCTGTCGACTTTCAATTGGTCTACGTACGTGCAGATGTTTGCGACCACCGACGATCCGACGAACACTCTCAAAGCTTTTTCGGTCTTTGAAGAGAAGTTTATGCCAGCGTTCCCAGGATGGAACCACCTCCGGCAATCGCATGGTTTCAAGCATTCAAATGTCACTGCTGCTATTGATCTAATGGAGAAGCAACCCTTCCCCAAGCCGCGCGGTATGTTGGGGCCGAAGGGCAAGAGgtattggagcaagagacaTCCCGAGTTCGCGCAACCGACATATGTCTCGCTTGTATATCTCGCCTCCGCTTTACTACGAGCACGGAACAATAGCATTGAAGCCGGAACGGCCGAACTCAGTGCTCTCAACAATGCTGCTCCCAAAACAATTACGGCCATTGCTGCAATGCCACGTCTGCGAGAGAAGTTCCAAGGAGTTCTCCTGCGAGATCGTGCGGAACGTCCTGATAGGGTATTCCCTGAACGAGAACGTTTTGTATGGACGGGCGGCGTCCTTGGTGTCGGCGGTCGTCGCAGACTACCGAACATGGCGGATTTTAACCCCCTGAATGCTGAGCCCGATTCGAGCGCGAGTACCGAAAACTCCGACCCTCACCAGACCCTAGAGCCAAGTTGGTCAACGATAAATTATGAGGATCAGTTCGATCTTCAAGCGGAATCGGCGTTGTTCTCTAGGCGCGAGCAGTTAACGACTGATGAACCCCTGGATGATGAGTCGATACCCAGCGATATGTTGGATCGTGAGCTTCTAGATGCTGTCTTGGCAAAGCAAGCAGACGAAGCTGCACTAGAATCGGAGTCGCAAACTCCGTCTGAGGAGGCACATGAGCGGCTGCACGAGGCCCCAGATGTGCAGCAAGCCCAGAGTGAATCTCACCCGGGTGAGAGCCGCACAAAAGTCTGA
- a CDS encoding signal recognition particle subunit SRP68 (transcript_id=CADANIAT00004639): MDITEFIFARREEVLVAGDYNAYRAHTTRKLHNIRKKLGQTTPKGRKYTSKPPISAQAVGENAANVHVLLLSAERAWAQAMHMKSTHSADPSAKGITGAARRHIISRLSKAAGYANQLVGLLEDKSGSGATDVDVLEARAYLSSLMGAIYLEKRNWEQCLRNYSVSRVIYTALGQAAKRDAFRDLMSGNIDPSLRYAAYQMKLPRSKPIPSLAIEYFPADSSIRAEVEKANPDCLKEDAAGTRKTADGQVQQLPETITWRSRTVTIEDAMISQALAAASAEESRLAAWLNAPEGNSASAKDKAAAYDSVIIASQDAVDATKTAIDDLASEGVDPSDKRMQSLQITRTAVNYALVGWRVGRNRVLCGENDGITFEPSRRQSPKNKKATSEHDEPSGKKLTRLRERVVLYDSTLQSIEFILELPGVAADSDFVQELEAKRTYFRALRSLTIGRSHALLGKSQNALALFSQALSLASKAAASIQSTANTGMDIDGPPRLSIFPAQASSLEHELRALVTKYQGLVTLESISAQEQSSNKSTPQRPLVERLHEYAGDSLDLNNLVPYPPEIRPIPVKPLFLDVAWNYIDYPREGKAAVSSAQAQAKVESVAQENKGGKRGWFGFGR, from the exons ATGGATATTACCGAGTTCATCTTTGCTCGGAGAGAGGAAGTTCTTGTCGCTGGAGACTATAACGCTTATCGCGCACACACAACCCGCAAATTGCACAATATCCGCAAGAAGCTCGGGCAGACTACTCCCAAGGGCAGGAAGTATACCTCTAAGCCTCCAATCAGTGCCCAAGCTGTCGGCGAAAATGCGGC AAACGTCCACGTCCTACTCCTCAGTGCGGAACGGGCGTGGGCCCAAGCGATGCATATGAAATCAACACATTCGGCAGATCCGTCGGCGAAGGGGATTACAGGTGCCGCTCGGCGTCATATAATCTCGCGGCTAAGCAAAGCAGCTGGATATGCTAACCAGCTGGTGGGTCTACTTGAAGATAAAAGCGGCTCTGGGGCTACCGACGTGGATGTACTTGAAGCGCGGGCTTATCTCAGTTCGCTCATGGGGGCTATATATCTGGAGAAGCGTAACTGGGAGCAGTGCCTTCGAAACTATTCCGTTTCGCGGGTCATCTACACCGCGCTAGGTCAGGCAGCGAAGAGGGATGCATTCCGTGATCTTATGTCCGGCAATATCGACCCAAGTCTACGATACGCAGCATATCAGATGAAGCTTCCCCGATCAAAGCCCATACCCTCATTGGCCATTGAGTACTTTCCAGCCGATTCTAGCATCAGGGCTGAAGTTGAGAAAGCCAATCCCGATTGCCTGAAAGAAGATGCCGCTGGCACGCGAAAAACCGCGGACGGACAAGTCCAGCAACTGCCGGAGACTATTACTTGGAGGTCACGCACTGTCACAATAGAGGATGCCATGATATCCCAAGCGCTCGCAGCGGCGTCGGCTGAGGAATCTCGACTTGCCGCTTGGTTGAACGCTCCTGAGGGAAACTCCGCGTCTGCAAAAGACAAGGCAGCAGCTTACGATAGTGTGATTATTGCTAGCCAAGACGCTGTCGATGCCACTAAGACGGCCATCGACGACCTAGCGAGCGAAGGGGTGGACCCAAGCGATAAGAGAATGCAGAGCTTACAGATAACACGAACCGCCGTGAATTATGCCTTGGTCGGCTGGAGAGTTGGACGCAACCGCGTTTTATGCGGCGAGAATGACGGGATTACCTTCGAACCGAGCCGGAGACAGTCtccaaagaacaagaaagcaACGTCAGAGCACGATGAACCCAGCGGGAAGAAGTTGACTCGGCTGCGTGAGAGAGTGGTCTTATACGATTCCACACTCCAAAGCATTGAGTTCATACTTGAGCTACCCGGTGTGGCGGCAGATTCAGACTTTGTCCAAGAGCTCGAAGCAAAGCGCACTTACTTCCGTGCTTTGCG ATCTTTAACCATTGGCCGCTCCCACGCCCTGCTTGGGAAATCTCAGAACGCTCTTGCCCTGTTCTCTCAAGCGCTCTCCCTCGCATCCAAAGCAGCCGCATCAATCCAATCTACGGCCAACACTGGCATGGACATCGACGGCCCCCCGCGCTTAAGCATCTTCCCAGCACAAGCCAGCTCCCTCGAACATGAACTTCGCGCCCTCGTCACAAAGTATCAAGGCCTCGTGACACTTGAAAGCATATCCGCGCAGGAACAATCTTCGAACAAGTCAACCCCCCAGCGCCCGCTCGTCGAGCGCCTCCACGAGTACGCTGGCGACAGCCTTGACCTGAATAACCTCGTCCCGTACCCACCTGAAATCCGCCCTATCCCTGTCAAACCGCTATTCTTAGATGTGGCGTGGAATTACATAGATTACCCGCGTGAGGGTAAGGCTGCTGTTTCGTCGGCTCAAGCGCAAGCAAAGGTGGAGTCAGTTGCCCAGGAGAACAAGGGTGGGAAACGTGGTTGGTTTGGGTTCGGAAGGTGA
- the erg5 gene encoding C-22 sterol desaturase (transcript_id=CADANIAT00004640), which yields MAEINGSFVSPAADATVFPQVFQPAGLIADFLNGLTLWKTLATLFALAVVYDQFRYIYLKGAIVGPAWKLPFMGPFLQSVNPKFHEYKAKWDSGELSCVSVFHKFVVIASTRDMSRKIFNSPTYVKPCVVDAAHKLLGKTNWVFLDGKEHVDFRKGLNNLFTRQALSCYLPRMEEVYNDYYARFLKKSKNNNYKPTPWMPEFRDLMCAVSCRTFVGHYISDEAIDKISVDYYNITAALELVNFPIILPFTKTWYGKKAADMVLDEFAKCAAKSRARMAAGGEISCIMDAWIKAQLDSAKYREKIAKGIEVDSSEKPPQVLRDFTDYEVSQTIFTFLFASQDATSSACTWLFQLMADRPEILDKVREENLRLRNGDVNAPLTMDLLDSMTYTRAVVKETLRYRPPVIMVPYIAKKDFPITDKITVAKGSMIIPSVYPATRDEEAYPNADSFDPDRWITGTAEQHPKNFLIFGTGPHYCLGQTYAVLNLMAMIGKASMEMDWVHTPTPQSEEIKVFATIFPQDDCLLTFRPRA from the exons ATGGCTGAGATCAATGGGAGCTTTGTCTCTCCCGCGGCCGATGCCACTGTTTTTCCCCAAGTTTTTCAACCCGCCGGCTTGATCGCAGATTTCCTCAATGGCCTGACCCTTTGGAAGACTCTGGCGACTCTGTTCGCCTTAGCTGTGGTCTACGACCAGT TCCGATACATTTACCTCAAGGGCGCCATCGTTGGTCCAGCTTGGAAGCTCCCGTTTATGGGACCGTTCCTCCAGTCTGTCAACCCCAAATTCCACGAGTACAAGGCCAAATGGGACAGCGGCGAGCTGAGCTGTGTGTCTGTTTTCCACAA GTTTGTTGTCATCGCATCCACTCGTGATATGTCCCGCAAGATCTTCAACTCGCCTACTTATGTCAAGCCCTGTGTCGTCGATGCTGCGCATAAACTGCTTGGCAAGACTAACTGGGTATTCTTGGATGGCAAGGAACATGTTGACTTCCGCAAGGGCTTGAACAACCTTTTCACCCGTCAGGCGCTTTCTTGCTATCTTCCTCGCATGGAGGAGGTTTACAATGACTACTACGCGCGCTTCCTCAAAAAGTCTAAGAACAACAACTATAAGCCAACGCCGTGGATGCCCGAATTCCGTGACCTGATGTGCGCCGTCTCTTGCCGTACCTTCGTAGGCCACTACATTTCCGATGAGGCCATTGATAAGATTTCCGTCGACTACTACAACATCACCGCTGCGCTGGAATTGGTCAACTTCCCGATCATCCTCCCTTTCACCAAGACCTGGTACGGAAAGAAGGCTGCGGACATGGTTCTTGACGAATTTGCCAAGTGTGCTGCCAAAAGCAGAGCTCGTATGGCTGCGGGCGGAGAGATTAGCTGCATTATGGACGCTTGGATCAAGGCTCAGTTGGACTCTGCCAAATACCGGGAAAAGATTGCCAAGGGTATTGAGGTTGACTCTTCTGAAAAGCCACCACAGGTGCTCCGTGACTTCACCGACTATGAGGTGTCTCAGACCATCTTTACCTTCTTGTTCGCTTCCCAGGATGCCACCAGTTCCGCCTGCACTTGGTTGTTCCAACTTATGGCCGACCGCCCCGAGATCCTTGACAAGGTTCGCGAGGAGAACCTGCGTCTCCGTAATGGAGATGTGAATGCTCCCTTGACCATGGACTTGCTCGACTCAATGACTTACACCCGCGCCGTTGTCAAGGAGACTCTCCGTTACCGGCCCCCTGTCATTATGGTTCCCTACATTGCCAAGAAGGACTTCCCTATTACCGACAAGATTACTGTCGCCAAGGGCTCCATGATCATCCCTTCGGTCTACCCTGCCACTCGTGATGAGGAAGCTTACCCGAACGCTGACTCTTTCGACCCTGACCGTTGGATCACCGGTACCGCCGAGCAGCACCCTAAGaacttcctcatcttcggcaCCGGGCCTCACTACTGCCTTGGTCAGACATACGCTGTCCTTAACTTGATGGCGATGATCGGCAAGGCCAGTATGGAGATGGACTGGGTACACACTCCTACACCCCAGTCTGAGGAAATCAAGGTCTTTGCTACTATCTTCCCTCAG GACGACTGCCTGCTTACTTTTCGTCCTCGCGCTTAA
- a CDS encoding uncharacterized protein (transcript_id=CADANIAT00004641), with the protein MFGFKLFLALAVLATTSQTAQINRPSVRDSTILRSTVSCPDCPESNCYKCRYGSEKTLRANTGGLAWIQSLVGFRLDLPDDIYPDDITKCTVQFPAFTTLPNSAFNMTVTPAVSSDWDEVTVNGENAPASTDNIALYHVPALTNPPLLDVTEACWLADDDGQFSIYLGAEFGSYEIWSKDSGNPAVLHVYYDD; encoded by the coding sequence ATGTTtggtttcaagctcttcctaGCCCTTGCGGTCCTCGCAACTACCTCCCAAACAGCACAGATAAACAGGCCATCCGTCAGAGACTCCACTATCCTACGATCAACAGTCAGCTGCCCCGACTGCCCTGAAAGTAACTGCTACAAGTGCCGTTATGGCTCCGAAAAGACTCTACGCGCAAATACCGGCGGTCTCGCCTGGATCCAGAGCCTCGTTGGGTTCCGGCTCGACCTCCCTGACGACATATACCCCGACGATATCACCAAATGCACCGTCCAATTTCCGGCATTTACGACGCTTCCAAATTCCGCATTCAACATGACCGTCACTCCTGCCGTGTCGTCCGACTGGGACGAGGTGACCGTGAACGGGGAGAATGCGCCTGCCTCGACGGACAATATCGCTCTTTACCATGTGCCCGCGCTGACGAACCCGCCTCTTCTGGACGTTACAGAGgcttgctggctggctgacgATGATGGGCAGTTCTCAATCTATCTTGGGGCGGAGTTCGGTTCGTATGAGATTTGGTCGAAGGATTCGGGGAATCCAGCTGTTCTGCATGTCTATTATGATGACTAG
- a CDS encoding uncharacterized protein (transcript_id=CADANIAT00004642) has translation MDTFQLGCSGLSIPWPAIPGASVEFLTAHLVTGRSEYIPESVYVNHGPVNVTDVSYCVVSLAYTHTHRLEMVNTEVWLPTHDTWNGRIMGLGGGGYHCGLFSANKLAMLAAVGEGYAAVSTDCGRSMREGIDDWILERPGKVDLHRLEDFASVSLNDAAIAGKSIAEGFYGRKPSYSYFSGCSQGGRQGMMLAQRYPNAYDGIVASAPAINWAEILVSGFWTQFTMNQLDSYPRHCELNYLTSMAIQNCDALDGVRDEIVSFIDACDMDAFEMIGTDVPCGEGTVPLSVSAAIVVNAAWRGPFTTNGTNLWMGVDVVSNLTNDLSSQCSPNGMCTGLPVVYSSDWIRLAVEKNARFDLKTVTHDMYVQIFKDSVMEYKSIIGTDDPDLSEFNKRGGKLLSFHGLADPMIPSKGTRSYYETVAERDPEVRSYYRLFEAPGLGHCWSPAGLYPSTIFDDLVNWVEEGQVPRSLPASFTDARNVRYNRMICPYPERAIYDGTGDPTLRSSYSCSADGLAFHSNVRL, from the exons ATGGACACATTCCAGCTAGGATGTTCGGGCCTGAGTATCCCATGGCCAGCTATACCTGGCGCGTCGGTTGAGTTCCTCACAGCGCACCTGGTCACCGGAAGATCCGAGTACATTCCGGAAAGCGTGTATGTGAACCATGGACCGGTCAACGTTACGGATGTCTCGTACTGCGTTGTCTCGCTCGCCTATACCCACACTCACCGGCTAGAGATGGTGAATACGGAAGTGTGGCTTCCGACTCATGATACGTGGAACGGACGGATTATGGGCTTGGGTGGCGGGGGCTATCACTGTGGCTTGTTTTCTGCAAACAAGCTGGCGATGTTGGCGGCCGTAGGGGAGGGCTATGCGGCAGTATCAACAGATTGTGGCCGCAGCATGCGAGAAGGAATTGATGATTGGATCCTTGAACGGCCAGGGAAAGTTGATCTCCATCGGCTCGAGGATTTCGCATCCGTCTCGTTGAACGATGCAGCCATCGCCGGAAAGAGTATTGCTGAGGGCTTCTATGGCAGGAAGCCTTCTTATTCGTATTTCAGCGGCTGCTCCCAGGGCGGACGCCAAGGGATGATGCTCGCGCAGAGATATCCCAACGCATACGATGGAATTGTTGCTTCCGCACCTGCTATCAACTGGGCAGAAATCCTTGTTAGTGGATTTTGGACGCAGTTCACCATGAACCAACTCGACTCGTATCCGCGGCACTGTGAACTGAACTATCTCACTAGTATGGCGATTCAAAATTGTGATGCATTGGACGGAGTTCGCGATGAAATTGTCTCATTTATAGACGCTTGTGACATGGACGCCTTTGAAATGATTGGCACGGATGTTCCATGCGGCGAGGGAACGGTGCCGCTCTCTGTTTCAGCGGCGATTGTAGTAAATGCCGCATGGAGAGGCCCATTCACTACAAATGGCACCAACCTTTGGATGGGTGTTGATGTCGTGAGTAATCTCACTAATGACTTATCCTCCCAATGTTCTCCCAATGGCATGTGCACCGGTTTACCTGTTGTATATTCGTCGGACTGGATTAGGTTGGCCGTTGAGAAGAATGCCAGGTTCGATCTGAAAACAGTGACGCACGACATGTACgtccagatcttcaaagaCTCGGTGATGGAGTACAAGTCAATCATTGGCACGGATGATCCTGATCTGTCAGAGTTCAATAAACGAGGAGGGAAGCTCCTCTCCTTTCACGGCTTG GCCGACCCCATGATCCCTTCTAAGGGCACGAGGAGCTATTACGAGACCGTTGCAGAAAGAGACCCTGAAGTTCGAAGCTATTATCGTCTCTTTGAGGCTCCTGGCCTCGGGCACTGCTGGAGCCCGGCGGGACTATATCCTTCAACGATATTTGACGACTTGGTAAACTGGGTCGAAGAAGGACAGGTTCCACGTTCTTTACCGGCTTCTTTTACCGATGCAAGGAATGTTAGGTATAACAGGATGATTTGCCCTTACCCGGAGCGGGCAATATATGATGGAACCGGAGATCCAACATTGAGGAGCAGTTATTCCTGTTCGGCAGACGGTCTGGCATTTCACAGCAACGTTCGCTTGTAA
- a CDS encoding rhodanese-like domain-containing protein (transcript_id=CADANIAT00004643), with the protein MASLNPISRQGRIMFLGSRATKYALAGEPTAARALSSTRQLTTLCLSSRPGGYAKPSLRTNPKHIQADRVEYVPALSVRWNSTKSNTEDSSSPTFRKWGFDDINAYLPSESPSTPPSNPQKNLILVDVREPAELTRTGIIPSAVAVPLASQPDALFLTPDEFETRFGYPKPGADGGKGDIVFYCLAGVRAKTAAQLAVQAGYEPERIGVYEGSWRDWAARGGKVEKWEGYEE; encoded by the exons ATGGCCTCGTTAAACCCAATTAGTCGACAAGGACGCATTATGTTTCTTGGCTCTCGCGCCACAAAGTACGCACTCGCCGGCGAACCTACAGCTGCGCGAGCTCTCTCCTCCACTCGGCAGCTCACAACATTATGCCTCTCAAGCAGGCCCGGCGGATACGCCAAACCCTCGCTGCGAACAAACCCTAAGCACATTCAAGCTGACCGGGTCGAATACGTCCCGGCGTTGTCTGTCCGCTGGAACAGTACCAAGAGCAACACAGAGGATAGCTCGTCACCCACGTTCCGGAAGTGGGGGTTTGATGAT ATCAATGCGTACCTTCCTTCCGAATCTCCATCGACGCCCCCGTCCAACCCGCAAAAGAATCTCATTCTCGTCGACGTCCGCGAACCCGCCGAACTCACCAGAACCGGAATCATCCCTTCCGCAGTTGCGGTGCCCCTAGCATCGCAGCCGGACGCGCTGTTTTTGACACCAGACGAATTCGAGACAAGGTTTGGGTATCCGAAGCCCGGCGCCGACGGCGGGAAGGGAGATATTGTCTTCTACTGCCTAGCGGGTGTGAGAGCGAAAACTGCGGCACAACTGGCTGTTCAGGCCGGGTATGAGCCTGAACGAATTGGGGTTTATGAGGGTAGTTGGAGGGATTGGGCGGCGAGGGGTGGGAAGGTAGAGAAGTGGGAGGGGTATGAAGAGTAA